TCTTGCGCAGGCAAATACGACACATCTTGAACTTACGATAGTAAGCGCGCGGGCGGCCGCAAAGGGGACAGCGGTTGTAGTCGCGCACTTTAAATTTACTTGGCCTACTGGCCTTGATCATCATAGATTTTTTGGCCACAACGTCCTCCGATCGTCGAAAAGCTTATTTCCTGAAAGGCATGCCCATCGCGAAGAGAAGCTGGCGCGCTTCTTCATCCGAGGGGGCCGTCGTCACGATAGTAACGTTGAGGCCTTTCACTTTAGCGATTTTATCAATATCAATTTCGGGAAAAATGATCTGCTCACGAATCCCGAGGGTGTAATTGCCCCTGCCGTCGAACGCTTTAGGCGACACGCCTTTGAAATCGCGCACGCGGGGAAGGGCAACGTTGATGAGACGATCGAGGAACTCGTAGGCTTTTTCGCGACGCAGGGTGACCATAC
The nucleotide sequence above comes from Geoalkalibacter ferrihydriticus DSM 17813. Encoded proteins:
- a CDS encoding type Z 30S ribosomal protein S14, producing the protein MAKKSMMIKASRPSKFKVRDYNRCPLCGRPRAYYRKFKMCRICLRKMASEGKIPGVIKSSW
- the rplE gene encoding 50S ribosomal protein L5; translated protein: MARLKELFSTEIAPKLMKEFQYRSVMEVPRVVKVVINMGLGEAIQNPKILESAVEELTRMAGQKAVITRAKNSIAGFKLREDMPIGCMVTLRREKAYEFLDRLINVALPRVRDFKGVSPKAFDGRGNYTLGIREQIIFPEIDIDKIAKVKGLNVTIVTTAPSDEEARQLLFAMGMPFRK